From the Papaver somniferum cultivar HN1 chromosome 2, ASM357369v1, whole genome shotgun sequence genome, the window GACTGGGTATTCCCTTACTTGATTCCAATTTCCAACCCTTTCTGTCGTAGTCTGTAATTGGATTTTACTACATTTATTTGTTTATTGGTTTTCTCAGGCTCCATACGAAACAAGGCACCACATGGAGCGTAGTGTTAAAGCGATGTGCAATTCTGATGTTACTCAAGGTTTCAAGATTGGCAAAGATGTATCCCTTCCAGAAACATACGTGAGATCTGAAAGGAACCCTCAAAGAGATATTGGAGGGAAAGCACCGTCTAAAAGATTAATTCTTGCTTTCTTTGCTGGAAGCATGCACGGATATCTTCGCCGCATTCTGATAGAGCAGTGGAAGGACAAAGACCCAGACATGAAGATCTTTGGTCCCATGCCTCCAGGTGTAGCTAGCAAAATGAATTACATCCAACACATGAAAAGCAGCAAATATTGTATATGTGCAAAAGGTTATGAGGTTAATAGTCCCCGGGTGGTTGAAGCGATCTTCTACGAATGCGTTCCCGTGATTATATCAGACAATTTTGTCCCTCCATTTTTCGAGGTGCTAAACTGGGAGGCATTCTCAGTTATTGTTGCAGAGAAAGATATTCCGAAGTTAAAAGACATACTTGTATCAATCCCCGAAGAGAGATACTTAGAATTGCAACTTGGAGTGAGAAAGGTGCAACAACATTTTCTTTGGCATCGGAATCCTGTGAAGTATGATCTCTTCCACATGACCCTTCATTCAATTTGGTATAACAGAATTTTTCAGATTAGACATGGAAGCAGGAATCAAAGCCCAGGAGGGCTAAAACATTAAGAATCTCTTGTATAAATAGAGAGGAAAACTCACCATGACCGAGTTCTTAATGGTGAGTGCTTGTAGTATTCATTGAATCAATATAATCCTAAAATTTGAATCTTTGATGCATTATTCAGTCAATGCAGCAGGCACAATTTTATACTTACTCCACATAAAAACATTTGGCATCTGACTCAGACTGAGTCAGACACCAAGTCAGATTCAAATCCTGAGTTAGATCCAGGCAAATTCAGTCAATGCAGCAGCAGGCACAATTTTACACTTAAAGTCTTAAACTCTACATAAAAAACATTTGGCATCTGACTCAGACCGAGTCAGACACCAAGTCAGATTCAAATCCTAAGTTAGATCCAGGCAAATATGCTGTAATTCTTGTGAAAAGAGACGCGCTTGCTTTCAGGTGGGTTTTACTGCTGGGTTGTTTGAAAATTTAACTCGCAGTCAAGAAATTTTCACACTAGATCTTGTCTgaaaagaatataataaatgaccaCTTTACCCCTCATTCTTTACTCTGCAATCAACAAAACTTGCAGCAAAAAGAGATCATGAAGAAACAGAACAGATAATTTCTCCagtgaagtgaagaagaagaagataatatggCTACTGAAAACAAATCTAGTAATTCACTCAAGTTGAAATCCAGCAGCAATCAAGTTATATCACCAAAAGGAAAATCTGTTCTACCTCTGAAAAATCCCACCAAGAAAATTGAGATTCCATCACCAAATAATAGCAAAAAGATTGcagatttaaaacaaaaatctGCACTTGCTCTTTCTAAATTAGCTGAGGTAACTTTATTAATCTTGATCTCTTTGTAGTTGTTaattaatttttgtataattgggCATCTGGGTTTCTCTGTTCACTCAACAAAAAGGATGAATTCAGCTCAAATTCTCTGTTTTTTTCTGATTGATTTTGATGGAGGAATAGTTTTTATGTTCTGAGAATTTGTGTTGATATGAAATTCAGTTGAAAGGAAAACAAATTACCACAACTACtactacaaaaacaaaaacaacaacaacaacaacatcatcaaaatCTATAGTCAAAAGCAGTGGTGTAAGAAAAAGATCAGCAAAGAAAGTTTTCACATTAGCTGGACAGAAATATGACCCCCCTGAAGAGGTATTTAGATCCATCTTAGACTTCTTTTGAAGCAATTGTTTATTTCAGTTATTCAGTGTGATTTTAAGGATGAGAAAGTCCTCATTAAGGTCTAGAATTTCTGAGATTTGTGGTGTTTATAATGGCAGAGAGAACCTCTAAGGATCTTCTATGAATCGCTATCGAAACAGATACCGTCAAGTGAAATGGCAGAATTTTGGTGAGTTGAAATTATCGATGTCCAAGCAATTGTATTCTTAAACATGCTATTGATGTTAGAATTCTGAATCTTGTTTCAGTTTGTTGAGTAATTTGTGTTGCTAGTCTGTTCTGAATTATTCCAACTGATGGCGTTTGATATAATTGCTGTTAAATTTGGTGTTACTTTCAATAAGATCTGAGATCTGAGAGAGTTGTTGATTAACCGAAATGAATGATTTATCTTTTATGGCTGAGTTCACGCAGTGGTAGATGAATGTGTAGTTCATCTCCATAGAGCGGCATAATTCTGTAGTTACATGTCTCTATAGTAATTTTAGGATGTTAACTTAGTTCCGGTGCGCGAAAGCCTAATACGTTTTCATAAGTTCAATTACAATTGGCTCCGAGGGTGCCATATCTTGCCATATTTGGATACCGTTCAGTAAATTTTGTTGTTCTAACTTTTGGAATGGAATTGTTCCTTGGTCCTCCTTGCATAGACAGCCTTGTTCTTAACCATCACAAGTTCACATGTTCAATTTGTATCAGTGTTATGGCTGAAGAGGTATTTAGATCACATTTATGTGGGTTTTAATCACTTCGAACACTTTCAGTACGATTTGGTGTCGCTCTCTATCATCTGGGTCATTTACAGATACTTGAAACCTTCTGTTGTTTTGAGATGGCTCCAAATTTTAAATTGGCAAGTCCTGTTgaagtttgttgaaattaatGAGAATCCTCCAATTTTCTTAGATGCAGTCTTGATTCCTAGCTCAGTAGATTTTGATTCTGCGCAAGAGCTCAAGTTCAGTTTGCTGCATGTGTGTACTACATTGTTGTGTGAAGTAACTCGGAGTCATTTAATCTCTTCATTGCAGGATGATGGAACACGGATTGTTATCTCCTGAAAGAGCAAAGAAAGCATACGCTAGGAAGCAAAAGAGGCAGCAGCAAATCAGGAACGGAATTCCAATAAAGCCTCAAAAACCTGCTCTAATAAAGGCTCCAAAACCAGCTGATAGACCAGAGAGCTCACAAAAGCAACAAACACAACCATCAAAAAATGGTgatgtgaaaatgaagaaaaggacGGCAGATGATGATGACGATTTCCTTTTCAAGCTCAAGAAATCAAAAGGGTAAATATTGAATTTATAACCCTTTTGTATGTAACACGATTTTCCGATTACCTTATACAAGTCCTGGAGTTGATTGCCAGTGATAGAAAGTTTATTTGATTCTGTATTTTTCAACATGAATTCTGAATGGACGAAAATTCCATTGACTGAACACATTCAGTTGTAGATCACTTACTTGGATATTCTTTGTAATGTATAAGTCGATTACACATTATGAGAAATAAGCAAAACAGCTTTCGGGTTCTTGTTTCCATATTTCACTTTGTAATTTAGCTTTGGAAAGGGCTTGCCTGCACCTGAATCTGATCACATCTTATATTATCATTACTACTGACCTCCCTGCCTCCCTCCCTTGGTGGAGACAGAGAGGGTGCGAAGGATACACAAACAAAAAACAAGGAGACACAGAAAGTAAAGGAACAATATTCCATTTATGCTGATGGGTAATATTCACAGTTTGACAGAAGATGGGTTACATTATAAAACTAAAACTCTATTGTGCAAGGTAAACATTTTTATACCTTGCAGCTTTTACATTTCAGTATACAAGTAAGAGATGCAGTGACGGATGAAATAAGAATCATCACTTTCAAAAGGGGGAAGTTTCTGCAGCAAAGACTAGACCTTCTGGAGAATATAGCAGATTGCGGCGGTATCCTGTTTGGAAAATTTGGTTAAGAATTGTGATGAAGGATCACTGCTTACTAGCATAAAATCTCTGCAGAATTCACTAATAATAAGTTGGGTCCTCCATGACACTGGTCCCTACCCACGAGGGTGCTGAACTATGACCAAGATCGAATCTGAGAGGTCTTTTCCATCAGCAGGAGATGTTGGCTGCATAGTTGCATAAGAAATTTTAGTATCCGTAGTCCATCCAAACAATTTTAAGTTAACTACAAACACAGTACAAGAGAATGAGAGGATATGGAGATTCTGTTACTTACTAGCGCAATATGCCAATTATGAGAACTCAAATCCTTGAACTCTTTAGCATTCATTTCCTGAAATAAAATGAATTTGCATAAATATATTAATATTTAAAAATGAAGTATTTCTCAAATGCCGCACTTTAACTTTCTTATCTTGTTGTGTTCACCGATGTTAGATAATCTTCAGCAGACAGGTGAAAACTATGCTTATCTTTCTAGATCTAATTGTTATTGTTGAATAATAtgaaaatatcaaatgtataaaaTTCACTAAAACGaggtaacatgaaagaaagaaagaaagaaagaagtcaTACAATGCTATATATTGGAGGCACTACATTCGCTACTTCAGTCCTCACAGCTGGCATCACAGAGAAACGCGACGACAACTCCTGTGACCTGAAAGTCCATCTGGGGAAGAGAAAAGGCACACATTGAAATTACTAGCTTTATAAAATTATATGTAGCAAGAATCTCGAACTAAGTTCTAATCATGACAAAGGCCATGGATGCTtcaagaaaacaaacaaacaaaaacggATCACTTGAACATCTTCTACCCTGTAACCAAAGTTACTACGTTACCGAATCATTCAAATTCTGATAATAATTCCCCTAGGATATCATGTTAAGAGAACATACCCAATGTACAAATAGATACAGAACTGTGCCCATTCGCGAACTAATAATCTGAGCCAATAATTATCCGATGCATTATCCATAGTGATGTAAATCTGCAGATCAAAATATACACATGTTCAATTTTTCAAGGAGATTTACACAAATCATTAACCCATTGAATTATAATAAGTATCATTGATGAATTGAAGTAGGAGGTCTATACCAAAGTTTCTGCCACTGCTACTATTTGCATTGCACCTTGGAACTTCCTAAATACGAAAGAAAACCATGAGTATAGTTTCTATTGTTCTTTGTCATAGAAAATTGGAACTTGATACCAAAATAGAAACTCAAATGAATAAACATACTTCAGCATAGTATATTTTGTGTATATTGCATCATGCATGGCTTGAATATCCTCATCTTCTATGTATGTCAGCTGTTCCCGCAATTTTAAAAGATTTAGAGATATGTGATGGAAGATCATATAGAACGATACGAAGTAGTTAAGCACCAAAAGGATCTGAACACAAGAAAAAACACAAATGGGTCAGGTTATCTTTCATAAGCAGAGATGTTCATTTCCATAGTTGAAATTGATTTAGACACATCTCAACAATTTTCTCATTGCAACTCAAAATTGAAATCCCCCCACCATCTAACAACCAGAAATTCTATGAGCACCAATCTGTGAGTAAGTAAACAAAGAAGTTGCAATAAAACTCACTGTGAAGTAAGGTACCGAAGCTCTATAACCAACAAGGGTCAAATAGAAAACACAACCAAGTAAAGCTGTAGTACGTCGTTCGGGTAGTGATAGACGCTCACACATGATACAGTAACCATGAGCAATGAGTAAAAATGACACAAAGGAAGCAGTTTGAAAGAGCACTCCAGTAATGTACATCCCAAATGACATCCACAGAGAACATATCTGGAGGTTAAAACAAGAGTACCTACAAGAAGATATTTTACAAAATCATTAAAAATTAATGAAATTTCCCTCATAATAATCTTGAATCAGCAACACAGTATTggatagttttcaaatcagcaaCACAGTATTGGATAGTTTTCAAAAGGGGCATGTAccagaaaagaaaagataagcCAAGTTGCAAAGCTTTGATTACTGGAATTGAAGCAAGTGTCCACTGTAGATTGTTGGCCTGTACaaacaaaaaaacccaaaaagaaaATTAGACAAATTTGGGTTTTTTTCCCCACCAAATCAAGAAATTGAAGATAATTTAGTAAAACCCAAACAGGAAActaagaataaataaataaaaaaaaacctaactttgaaATGAAAAATTAGTACTAAATAGTAACCTGAAAGTGACGATTTTTCCAAGTATTAATAGTCCATGAAAGAGCTGAAACAAACCAAATTGATAAGAACCCTAAGTAGAGTGAAGGAAGAGGTCGATAAGCTTCATTGATATTAACACCATATCCTCCAAAATTCACTGTTAAGTCCATTATTCTCTGTTGAGGTTCTGACTGaatgtgttgttgttgttatttgatgatgatgataatgaatgAAACTCCTGCTGCTGGTGGCATAATAAATAGACCCAAGGCGACATTTTAGAGCGGATCGGTTTGTTATTTGGCAAAATTTGGTGAAGAGACAACGTCACAGACTTCTAGTGCTTTTGTTGGTGTTGGAGCAGGCAGGGCAAAGGAACCACAACACTAAGGTATCAAAAAATCGGCTTCTTATAAAGTGTCTGCAGCAAAATTATACCTTCGACCAAAATACCCTTTAtcataattaaaatataaaataaacggaaaatgggttatttatcaaaatatttttaaaacatggttcaaatggacgagtaaaattattatgggtgaaatggacaccagaaaaataacaaggatgaaactggattcatcctgacttaaactaaaaaaatagcaatgatgaaactggatgcatcctgatgtaaattaaaaataagaaaaagtatttgaaaatgggtgggATGagactgtttacatcctgactatttttacattgttgtccatttaaacagtatcaaaatataaatgtccttttcacctaggacttgttgattttggtctttttaaccaattttgtgtaaaataaaatatgattacttttatctacggaaaatgggtcatttgtccaaatatttttaaattacggttcaaatggacgagtaaaacatagtttgggtgaaatggccaaaaaaaaatagtaaggatgaaactggtttcatcctagcttaaatttaaaaaatagcaaggatgaaactggatacatcctgtgtaaattaaaaataagaacaaatatttgaaaatggcacgatgaaactggttacatcctgcctatttttatatttttgttcatttaaacagtatcaaaatctaactatccatttcacccaggaattgttgattttggtctttttaaccaattttgtgttttatctATTTCATGATTCTTTCTCACGCCCGACCGAGATTATGGAAGAACAAGTTTAATGATGGGGGTTCTGAGAAATAATCGGATAGAGATGGTCAACTGGAAAATGTCCGACTACGGTCAAATAAAGAAGCTGCAAAATGAAGTTACTACAGACTACAGTAAACAGTGCATAGAAGGCTTGGGATTCTACTCGAGCATAAGTTATGTCTGTTGTCAAGGCCAGTTTAGTACTCTTTCTCAAGCAACTAGTCTAGATTATCCCAAATTACTAGGAGTGTTGGACttcatgtcacatttcatgggaaGCAGCCAGAAGTTGAAGATAAAGATGATGCGTGAGGGATTTGGCCTGTTTGGGGGAAATGAATTCAGTGCATGAGTGATATCATGCAAGTCGAGCCATTACTTGGTGCTTTCAAAATTTATGCTGATATGCTGGGTATAGACATGCTTTCATAGAAAGATTGTTAGATAGATTTTTCCTAGCAAAAAAAATAGATAGATTGTTAGATCAATTCTATGTccataaaatcaataaaaaatcatgaaaaaaatacaAGAGGAAAATATCTACAAAAGTTTTACAATTTTTCTTTTGTGTTTGTCACTTCAATTGTCACCGACTGCAAAGACCTGGCCGGACAACATCAATAAGGTAAGCAAAGATTGTTCTTGGGAAGCTGAAAACACTTTACAAGAAGCCGATTTTTTTTTAGTGATCTTCCTCAAGTTCAAGTAAAATATACCGCTAGAAGGTATAATTTTGCTGCAGACTACATTGCCAAGGAAGCAAGGATTAAAACCCTTAAGCACATGTCAACTCAATTaaatccaaaaatccaaaaaaaaaaaaattagcatcCTTTCTAATATTTTTGATAAATAACTTGTAAATCGCTTATAATATATTTGCTAGTTAATGAAAGTAACCTTCaccaaaaaagtaaaaaaatatcACGTGTTGTATTGGTGTCAAATTGTAAAATTAAGTTATAAAACCACAAAAACTAGTTAAAGTTTCAGTTGAGATGGAAGTGGCAAATTCCCAAACTTAAATTAGGCATGTTTACGATATTGGGGCAAAGTTCAACTACTATGGTAATTTAATGTGACTTGATCATTAAAAAAGTAACTCTCAAGTGGTGTACtaataaaatataaaacctaATCTTTGTTGAACGAGATTTAGGTGGAgaaatgtatatttttttttttgaaaataagactTATATTACTGAGCCACCGTTAATCTGCTAATTCAGACTTTTCTGAGACTAACTCATGTTGAGTTGCTCTTCTAATGACTGAATTTGTTGGATTAACAATGGCAGAACAAGATACAAGGGTAGTGTCATTAGAGTTACATAATTCATAAGCTTTGACAGTGTCAAAAGCTATTGCGGGAAATAAAAAGCTAGGAGCTTGATCAGACCAAAAAGATGTATTGTTTGATCTTCTCCCTTCCTTTGCCAACAAGTCTTCCACCTTGTTAGCTCTTCTATCTACATACTGGAAGCCTTTAAAGGAAACTAGTTTAGCTGCTACAACTTTAACTTCTTCTAAAACTGCTATGCATTGCCATTTCACTGAATTTGTCTTTCCTTGCAGATACGATATTGTAGCTTGATTGTCTCCTTCTATTATCAAGTTTTGAATATTGTGTATGCTGGGACATTGCGTTGCCTTGGGAAGAGCTACAGCTTTTTCCTCTTCGGCGGAGAAGGTCCTGCACCATCCATGTTCTGCTGCTGTAAAGGTTTCTGTTGAATTACGAATGACAAAACCAAAACCTGCACTAGTGATTTCAGATAGCCAAGAAGCATCACAGTTCAGTTTCAGAGTATTTGCAGGTGGTAGTTGCCAATAAATATTTCTGGAATGATTAATGCTGTGCAATCTGTGATTAGTGTGTCTGTTGTTTGGGTGCCAATAAACAAAGTAACTTGATATAGCAATTGCTAGTTGCTCAGAAGTTCTAGTTTTGTTTTCAAACACTCTCAAACATCGTTCTTTCCATATGAACCGGCACTTTGTTGCTGCTAAAGCCATAAAAATTGAATCTAAGTTTCCTATCTTCCATTCATTATAATGTTCCAAAAAAGTTTTAGCATTTGTTAAGTTTAGAGATACTCCCTGAGAAGCCATTGGTGGTAAGATCCAAACTTGCTTGGCATATGCACATTCAAAGAAAAGATGATATGTAGATTCTTCCATATGCTGACAGAAGACACATTTTTTTTCCTCATCTGTGGCTGCTCCTAGTTTCATTTTTGTTGGTAAAGCATCCTGCAAGCACTTCCATATGAAGAGCTTTATCCGTTGTGAAGTATCCATACTTCACAACCTTTCCAGAATCTTTTTCGAAGCATGGAAAACTAGAAGGCTAGGATTCATGAGTTTAGCATACAAGGACTTGACAGAAAATTCACCATTCTTTGTTAATGTCCATCATAGTTTATCTTTTTTGAGGTGGCCATTCCTATCTGTGGGGAAATGTATATGGAGTCACTAAGAAgacattttttccttttttgaacTTGATAAATTAGGCGAACAAATCAACAAGTATATGCGATGATCAAATAGAATGCAAAGTCAATCTTTATTTTTCTATtatgttgttgtttctttttgtgcGATAGCCTGCTGGGtccaattttttaattaataCCCGTCTGTAAGCAAGAGTTAATAATTTCAAGAAAAGAGGTCAAtgcaacctaaaaaaaataagctTCATAATTAGATGTACATTGCTTTCTAATTTATTTTCTTACTAGAAATAACACGTGCCGTAACACACGATATGAGGCTAACAGAGAGTTCTAATAAATATCTAGAGATAGCTTGTGCCATAACGGCACTGCTTTAATATGATATATGAttgctgtaatttttcttttttccggACTTTAAATTAAATCGCGTTCCTTCGCAAgatagttttctattttgtttaAATTAATAATGTCTATAAGTACAttgtaaaattattcatatacatggtaaaatcatttaagtaatattgtgtatgtatatgagttatgaataaaaacaaataaataaatctcaTTTCCCATTAAATTCATCATGCCACCGTTGAATCTAATTAATGCATGTATGATATgttatgatttcatttaatgtttctttgaatattTTGAGTTAAGAGGTGATGCgataattaaagattaataaattttgattgaT encodes:
- the LOC113349165 gene encoding uncharacterized protein LOC113349165; this encodes MATENKSSNSLKLKSSSNQVISPKGKSVLPLKNPTKKIEIPSPNNSKKIADLKQKSALALSKLAELKGKQITTTTTTKTKTTTTTTSSKSIVKSSGVRKRSAKKVFTLAGQKYDPPEEREPLRIFYESLSKQIPSSEMAEFWMMEHGLLSPERAKKAYARKQKRQQQIRNGIPIKPQKPALIKAPKPADRPESSQKQQTQPSKNGDVKMKKRTADDDDDFLFKLKKSKG
- the LOC113353968 gene encoding uncharacterized protein LOC113353968; the encoded protein is MDLTVNFGGYGVNINEAYRPLPSLYLGFLSIWFVSALSWTINTWKNRHFQANNLQWTLASIPVIKALQLGLSFLFWYSCFNLQICSLWMSFGMYITGVLFQTASFVSFLLIAHGYCIMCERLSLPERRTTALLGCVFYLTLVGYRASVPYFTILLVLNYFVSFYMIFHHISLNLLKLREQLTYIEDEDIQAMHDAIYTKYTMLKKFQGAMQIVAVAETLIYITMDNASDNYWLRLLVREWAQFCIYLYIGWTFRSQELSSRFSVMPAVRTEVANVVPPIYSIEMNAKEFKDLSSHNWHIALPTSPADGKDLSDSILVIVQHPRG
- the LOC113351982 gene encoding uncharacterized protein LOC113351982, which translates into the protein MDTSQRIKLFIWKCLQDALPTKMKLGAATDEEKKCVFCQHMEESTYHLFFECAYAKQVWILPPMASQGVSLNLTNAKTFLEHYNEWKIGNLDSIFMALAATKCRFIWKERCLRVFENKTRTSEQLAIAISSYFVYWHPNNRHTNHRLHSINHSRNIYWQLPPANTLKLNCDASWLSEITSAGFGFVIRNSTETFTAAEHGWCRTFSAEEEKAVALPKATQCPSIHNIQNLIIEGDNQATISYLQGKTNSVKWQCIAVLEEVKVVAAKLVSFKGFQYVDRRANKVEDLLAKEGRRSNNTSFWSDQAPSFLFPAIAFDTVKAYELCNSNDTTLVSCSAIVNPTNSVIRRATQHELVSEKSELAD